From one Desulfobaculum bizertense DSM 18034 genomic stretch:
- a CDS encoding rhodanese-like domain-containing protein — translation MNAQTVLPKEAHKLFQSGAALGVDVRTVSEVKGEFIADSVFLPQDIFSEQRLSALLEEGQDVILICRSDNRATQIAERFAAQLPKLKVLKGGIVAWKKDGLPISAGCASGIPMERQVLISAGSLVLLGLLLSKVIAPEFVGVSAFVGAGLIFAGVTGFCGMAKILGKMPWNTKNNSCSLSR, via the coding sequence ATGAATGCACAGACCGTGCTCCCCAAAGAGGCACACAAGCTCTTTCAGAGCGGTGCAGCTCTCGGTGTTGATGTTCGCACTGTGAGCGAAGTCAAAGGGGAATTCATTGCAGACAGTGTGTTCCTTCCTCAGGATATTTTTTCTGAACAGCGTCTTTCCGCACTTCTAGAGGAAGGACAGGATGTTATTCTGATCTGCCGAAGTGACAACCGGGCCACTCAGATTGCTGAACGCTTCGCAGCCCAGCTCCCAAAGCTCAAGGTTCTCAAGGGCGGCATCGTGGCATGGAAGAAAGATGGCCTTCCCATCAGCGCAGGGTGTGCAAGCGGCATCCCAATGGAGCGTCAGGTTCTGATTAGCGCAGGCTCCCTCGTTCTTCTTGGACTGCTTTTGTCCAAGGTCATTGCCCCTGAATTTGTTGGTGTAAGCGCCTTTGTTGGTGCAGGACTTATTTTTGCCGGAGTTACTGGCTTTTGTGGCATGGCAAAAATACTGGGCAAAATGCCGTGGAACACCAAAAACAACTCCTGCTCTCTCAGCCGTTAA
- a CDS encoding CatB-related O-acetyltransferase, which yields MRKNPFNSPFEGYEIRQHIQNKNIQAGRHSYYSGYYHGHHFEDCARYLSPDRTDVDQLKIGAFCSIGSGVSFIMAGNQGHRMDWASTFPFHYMPEFSEAPDGFARKGDTVIGNDVWIGTEAMIMPGVHIGNGAVIGARAVVTKDVDDYSIVGGFPAKHIRYRFSEEERTMLLELKWWDWPDEKITAKLDMLSSGDIKALYNSEN from the coding sequence ATGAGAAAAAATCCTTTCAACAGCCCTTTTGAGGGCTACGAAATTCGACAGCACATACAGAACAAGAACATTCAGGCTGGACGGCACAGCTATTATTCCGGCTATTACCACGGGCATCACTTTGAGGACTGCGCACGCTACCTCAGCCCGGACCGGACAGACGTTGACCAGCTCAAAATTGGTGCGTTTTGCTCCATTGGCTCTGGTGTGAGCTTTATCATGGCAGGAAATCAGGGACACAGGATGGACTGGGCCAGCACCTTTCCCTTTCACTACATGCCAGAATTCAGCGAAGCTCCTGACGGTTTTGCCCGCAAGGGTGACACAGTCATAGGCAATGATGTCTGGATTGGGACCGAGGCTATGATTATGCCCGGCGTTCACATTGGGAATGGTGCCGTAATCGGTGCACGAGCCGTTGTCACCAAAGACGTGGACGACTACTCCATTGTGGGAGGTTTTCCTGCCAAGCATATCCGCTATCGCTTTTCCGAAGAGGAACGGACCATGCTTCTGGAACTCAAATGGTGGGACTGGCCTGATGAAAAAATCACCGCCAAGCTCGACATGCTGAGTAGCGGCGACATAAAAGCGCTTTACAACTCCGAAAACTAA
- the hpsG gene encoding (2S)-3-sulfopropanediol dehydratase, which produces MECCNVLSPHEQRIQDRIAGKEDRFRKNHERVFEILETIENQRPIIDIERAKYFTESMRQTEGEMLVLRWAKALKNVAENITVYIDDKQLIAGRGGCQGRYGVLYPELDGDFLGQAIEQLPKREKSPFSISEEDARVVVEEIAPYWVGKTYHEDLNIHLPADTHKLTYDDPDGLMSRFIVNETSSFRSSLQWVHDYEKVLKRGFGGLKKEAEEKLAALDPCSPVDNTEKKPFLEAIVIVCEAIITWAKRHSVLAAEMAENESDPVRKKELETISEICARVPEHPARTFHEAVQSQWFTQMFSRLEQKTGTIISNGRMDQYLYPFYKADVEAGILDDNKAIELIECVYVSMAQYIDLYISPTGGAFNEGYAHWEAVTVGGQTPDGRDATNELTYLFLRSKREFPHHYPDLAARIHARAPERFLYEIAETIKEGSGFPKLINDEEIIPLHLAKGASFEEIYDYSVSGCAEIRMPNRDTYTSGCAYINFAAALEMVLYNGSMKKYGDQTLSIETGDPREFKTWEEFWNAYQKQQTNFLRHAFIQQHQIIQLRARHFAAPMGSALHDLCMENCLDLHTPQIPGGINLGYFEYIGYGTVVDSMSAIKKLVFEEKKLTMAELIEALECNFEGKEDIQMMLKNVPCYGNNNDYADSIAKEIDRTCLAFTHKYAKELGVHLDLRLVPFTSHVPFGKVVSATPNGRKAWSPLSDGSSASHGADVNGPTAVMVSNYESKNYDYRERAARLLNLKFSPKCVAGEEGTEKLVSFIRTFCDLKLWHVQFNVINRDTLIAAQKDPDKYRNLIVRIAGYSAYFVDLSEDLQNDLIARTEHDTI; this is translated from the coding sequence ATGGAATGCTGCAACGTTCTGTCTCCCCATGAGCAGAGAATCCAGGACCGTATTGCTGGTAAGGAAGACCGTTTCCGCAAGAACCACGAGCGTGTCTTCGAAATTCTTGAGACCATCGAGAATCAGCGCCCGATCATCGACATTGAGCGCGCAAAATATTTCACCGAATCCATGCGTCAGACCGAAGGCGAAATGCTCGTTCTGCGCTGGGCAAAAGCCTTGAAAAACGTTGCTGAGAACATCACCGTTTACATCGACGACAAGCAGCTTATTGCTGGTCGCGGCGGTTGTCAGGGCCGTTATGGCGTCCTGTACCCCGAACTCGACGGTGACTTCCTTGGTCAGGCCATTGAGCAGCTCCCCAAGCGTGAAAAGTCTCCTTTCTCCATTTCAGAAGAAGACGCTCGCGTGGTTGTTGAAGAGATCGCTCCGTACTGGGTTGGCAAAACCTACCACGAAGATCTCAACATTCACCTGCCAGCTGATACCCACAAGCTGACCTATGATGATCCTGATGGACTGATGTCCCGCTTCATCGTGAACGAAACCTCTTCTTTCCGTTCTTCCCTCCAGTGGGTGCACGACTACGAAAAGGTTCTGAAGCGCGGCTTTGGTGGCCTCAAGAAAGAAGCAGAAGAAAAGCTTGCTGCTCTTGATCCGTGCAGCCCGGTGGACAACACCGAGAAGAAGCCTTTCCTCGAAGCTATCGTCATCGTGTGCGAAGCCATCATCACCTGGGCAAAGCGTCATTCCGTGCTCGCTGCCGAGATGGCCGAGAACGAAAGCGATCCGGTCCGCAAAAAGGAACTGGAGACCATTTCTGAGATCTGCGCTCGTGTTCCTGAGCACCCGGCCCGTACCTTCCACGAGGCTGTGCAGTCTCAGTGGTTCACCCAGATGTTCTCTCGTCTGGAGCAGAAGACCGGTACCATCATCTCCAACGGCCGTATGGACCAGTACCTGTATCCCTTCTACAAGGCAGACGTGGAAGCAGGCATTCTGGACGACAACAAGGCCATTGAGCTGATCGAGTGCGTGTACGTGAGCATGGCTCAGTACATTGACCTGTACATTTCCCCCACTGGCGGCGCTTTCAACGAAGGCTACGCTCACTGGGAAGCTGTGACCGTTGGCGGCCAGACTCCTGACGGCCGTGACGCCACGAACGAACTGACCTACCTGTTCCTGCGTTCCAAGCGCGAGTTCCCGCATCACTACCCGGATCTCGCTGCTCGTATTCACGCTCGCGCACCAGAGCGTTTCCTTTACGAGATCGCAGAGACCATTAAGGAAGGCTCCGGCTTCCCCAAACTGATCAACGACGAAGAAATTATTCCTCTGCACCTCGCAAAGGGCGCAAGCTTCGAAGAAATCTACGATTACTCTGTTTCTGGTTGTGCTGAAATCCGTATGCCTAACCGCGACACCTACACCTCTGGCTGCGCATACATCAACTTTGCAGCAGCTCTGGAAATGGTGCTCTACAACGGCAGCATGAAGAAGTACGGCGACCAGACCCTGAGCATTGAGACTGGCGATCCTCGCGAGTTCAAGACCTGGGAAGAGTTCTGGAACGCATACCAGAAGCAGCAGACCAACTTCCTGCGTCACGCATTCATCCAGCAGCATCAGATCATTCAGCTTCGTGCCCGTCACTTTGCTGCTCCGATGGGTTCTGCCCTGCATGACCTCTGCATGGAAAACTGCCTCGACCTGCACACCCCGCAGATTCCCGGCGGCATCAACCTCGGATACTTCGAGTACATTGGTTACGGTACCGTTGTTGACTCCATGTCTGCCATCAAGAAGCTCGTCTTCGAAGAGAAGAAGCTCACCATGGCCGAGCTGATCGAAGCTCTGGAATGCAACTTCGAGGGCAAGGAAGACATTCAGATGATGCTGAAGAACGTTCCTTGCTACGGCAACAACAACGATTACGCAGATTCCATCGCCAAGGAAATTGACCGTACCTGTCTTGCCTTTACGCACAAGTACGCCAAGGAACTCGGTGTGCATCTGGATCTTCGTCTGGTGCCGTTTACCTCTCACGTACCTTTCGGCAAGGTTGTTTCCGCAACTCCGAACGGACGTAAGGCATGGTCTCCGCTTTCTGACGGTTCTTCTGCTTCTCACGGTGCAGACGTGAACGGCCCCACCGCCGTCATGGTCTCCAACTACGAGTCCAAGAACTACGACTACCGTGAGCGCGCAGCTCGCCTTCTGAACCTGAAGTTCTCTCCGAAGTGCGTTGCTGGCGAAGAAGGAACCGAGAAGCTGGTTTCCTTTATCCGTACCTTCTGCGACCTCAAGCTGTGGCACGTGCAGTTCAACGTCATCAACCGTGACACCCTGATCGCTGCTCAGAAGGACCCCGACAAGTACCGTAACCTGATCGTTCGTATCGCTGGTTACTCTGCATACTTTGTCGACCTTTCCGAGGACCTGCAGAATGACCTGATTGCCCGTACCGAGCACGACACTATTTAG
- the hpsH gene encoding (2S)-3-sulfopropanediol dehydratase activating enzyme: protein MSLIDRKTTGTVFNVQKYSVHDGPGIRTIVFMKGCPLHCRWCSNPESQSFKPELAYNPNKCLGVDKCVRCLEVCTAGALSTTADNKISVNRELCLDQMHCADACPAQALNVYGRTMSVDEVLKRVEEDSIFYARSGGGLTLSGGEPLAQRDFALALLREARTRRIKTAIETCGFVDYETLKAAAEYLNHVLFDIKSVDAEKHKEFTGQSCERVMENLKSLRADFPDLHIRVRTPVIPGFNDTEEDMNAIVDFLEENVPNVEYEPLQYHRMGQPKYEYLGREYGIEAKQLDDAVFLKLKKIAQDRLGDCVK from the coding sequence ATGAGTTTGATTGACAGGAAAACAACGGGAACCGTTTTCAACGTCCAGAAATATTCTGTTCATGATGGACCGGGAATCAGGACCATCGTTTTTATGAAAGGCTGCCCCCTGCACTGTCGCTGGTGTAGTAACCCTGAGTCTCAGTCTTTTAAGCCTGAACTGGCATATAACCCCAACAAGTGCCTGGGAGTCGACAAATGTGTTCGATGCCTCGAGGTCTGTACTGCGGGTGCGCTGTCGACAACGGCAGACAACAAAATTTCGGTCAACAGGGAGCTGTGTCTGGACCAGATGCATTGTGCTGATGCATGTCCGGCGCAGGCGCTGAATGTGTATGGCAGGACCATGAGTGTTGATGAAGTGCTCAAGCGTGTGGAAGAAGACAGTATTTTCTATGCACGTTCCGGCGGCGGTCTGACGCTGTCTGGTGGTGAACCGCTGGCACAGCGGGACTTTGCTCTGGCGCTTCTGCGCGAGGCCAGAACTCGCCGAATTAAAACGGCGATAGAGACCTGTGGCTTTGTGGACTATGAGACCCTGAAAGCCGCCGCAGAGTATCTGAACCATGTCCTTTTTGACATCAAGAGTGTGGATGCTGAAAAGCATAAGGAATTTACAGGGCAGTCGTGCGAGCGGGTTATGGAGAACCTGAAAAGCTTGCGGGCCGATTTCCCGGACCTGCATATCCGTGTCCGCACCCCTGTGATTCCGGGCTTCAATGATACGGAAGAAGACATGAACGCCATTGTGGATTTTCTTGAGGAGAACGTCCCGAATGTGGAATACGAGCCATTGCAGTATCACCGCATGGGACAGCCCAAGTATGAATATCTTGGTCGGGAGTATGGCATTGAGGCGAAGCAGCTCGATGATGCCGTGTTCCTGAAACTGAAAAAAATTGCACAGGACCGTCTTGGGGACTGTGTGAAATAG
- a CDS encoding TRAP transporter large permease subunit, whose translation MSNTVNTGSTTKRMGVLGWLDENFEKPFLFAAMLGVILIITFQTAYRYIVTKFSADAGAAVWTEELARFLFIWMSYLAIPLAIKNRSNIRVDIIYDRLPKRFQDISWIMVDACFLVLAGAVTVLGSQHVQMQLQFPQTTPALQVPYSIPYLILPFGFGLMALRVIQDLVKQIRVTGLLDTLIGFALCGLISLPLILFNNMNALALLFGYFILFLVIGVPIAIGLGLAALATIIGAGTLPIEYIAQIAFTSIDSFPIMAIPFFIAAGVFMGAGGLSQRLLNLADEMLGSLPGGMALATIATCMFFAAISGSGPATVAAIGSLTIPAMIERGYDKYFAAAIVACSGAIGVMIPPSNPFVVYGVSAQVSIGKLFIGGIVPGLLTGGALMFFSYVVSKKNGWKGEEKERNFKTFVKAFWDAKLALMVPVIVLGGIYGGIMTPTEAAALAAFYGLFVGVFVYRELNLKNIVPCFMDACSTSAIVIMLMAMATIFGNVMTIEQVPARIAEFMLGMTSSKIVILLMINVLLLWIGTFMEALAAIVILTPILLPIVTKVGVDPVHFGIVMVVNLALGFVTPPVGVNLFVASGVAKVKIEKLSKVVFPLLGIMLVVLLLVTYVPELSLFLTR comes from the coding sequence ATGTCGAATACTGTGAATACAGGCTCAACAACCAAGCGCATGGGCGTCCTGGGATGGCTGGACGAAAATTTTGAAAAGCCATTTCTCTTTGCCGCAATGCTCGGGGTTATCCTCATCATCACCTTCCAGACGGCGTACCGCTACATCGTCACCAAGTTCTCTGCTGACGCAGGTGCTGCGGTCTGGACCGAAGAGTTGGCTCGCTTCCTCTTTATCTGGATGAGTTACCTCGCTATTCCGCTGGCAATCAAGAACCGCTCAAACATCCGCGTTGATATCATCTACGATCGCCTGCCAAAGCGCTTTCAGGATATCAGCTGGATTATGGTTGACGCCTGCTTCCTCGTTCTGGCCGGAGCTGTCACCGTTTTGGGCAGCCAGCATGTTCAGATGCAGCTGCAGTTCCCCCAGACGACCCCAGCACTTCAGGTGCCGTACTCCATTCCGTACCTGATTTTGCCTTTCGGCTTCGGACTCATGGCCTTGCGCGTCATTCAGGATCTCGTCAAACAGATCCGCGTCACCGGACTCCTCGACACGCTTATTGGTTTCGCACTTTGTGGCCTGATTAGTCTCCCGCTGATTCTGTTTAACAACATGAACGCGCTGGCCCTGCTTTTTGGATATTTCATTCTTTTCCTGGTCATCGGCGTCCCCATCGCCATTGGCCTTGGTTTGGCAGCACTGGCAACCATCATCGGTGCAGGCACGCTGCCCATTGAATACATCGCACAGATTGCTTTCACCTCCATCGACAGCTTCCCGATCATGGCGATCCCGTTCTTCATCGCCGCGGGTGTATTCATGGGTGCTGGCGGCCTGTCTCAGCGACTGCTGAACCTTGCTGACGAGATGCTCGGTTCCCTGCCTGGCGGCATGGCACTGGCAACCATCGCCACCTGTATGTTCTTTGCTGCAATCTCCGGCTCTGGTCCGGCAACGGTTGCTGCTATCGGCTCTTTGACCATCCCCGCAATGATTGAGCGCGGCTACGACAAGTATTTTGCTGCGGCCATTGTGGCCTGCTCCGGCGCCATCGGCGTCATGATTCCTCCGTCCAACCCCTTCGTTGTGTACGGTGTCTCGGCTCAGGTCTCCATCGGCAAGCTTTTCATTGGCGGCATTGTTCCCGGCCTTTTGACTGGTGGCGCGCTGATGTTCTTCAGCTACGTTGTCTCCAAGAAAAACGGCTGGAAGGGTGAAGAAAAAGAACGCAATTTCAAGACCTTTGTGAAGGCGTTCTGGGATGCCAAGCTGGCCCTGATGGTTCCGGTCATCGTGCTTGGTGGCATCTACGGCGGCATCATGACCCCCACCGAAGCTGCGGCTCTTGCTGCCTTCTACGGTCTCTTTGTGGGTGTGTTTGTCTATCGTGAGCTGAACCTGAAAAACATTGTTCCGTGCTTCATGGATGCATGTAGCACCTCGGCCATCGTCATCATGCTGATGGCTATGGCAACCATCTTCGGCAACGTCATGACCATTGAGCAGGTGCCTGCACGCATTGCAGAGTTCATGCTCGGTATGACCAGCTCCAAGATTGTTATTCTTCTGATGATCAACGTCCTGCTCCTCTGGATTGGTACATTCATGGAAGCACTGGCCGCGATTGTCATCCTGACTCCTATTCTGCTGCCCATCGTGACCAAGGTCGGTGTTGACCCGGTTCACTTCGGTATCGTGATGGTGGTTAACCTCGCACTGGGCTTTGTCACTCCGCCGGTCGGCGTCAACCTCTTCGTTGCAAGTGGTGTTGCCAAGGTCAAAATCGAGAAGCTCTCCAAGGTTGTGTTCCCGCTGCTTGGGATCATGCTGGTGGTACTGCTCCTCGTTACATATGTCCCCGAACTGTCGCTCTTTTTGACTCGATAG